CGGCTTTATATAGCCTTGCAAGCCCTATATAAGCTGGAATCGAGGTTCTACCAAGCAGGAGAGCTTACACAGTCTGGTCTGGTTGGGATCCTTCTCACTCATACCCACCAAAGTAGGGTTCCACAGAAATAGCCTACCCCAATCCCAGGATGCCGAGCAGAACAGCCCGCTATGCTCGCTACAGCCCCCgacagcggcggcggcggctgttGGCTGATCGGAGCGTGCGTTTCCCCAATGATGTTCTCTTCTTGGACCACATCCGGCAAGGCGACCTGGAGCAGGTGGGGCGCTTTATCCGGGCTCGGAAGGTCTCCCTTGACACTATCCACCCCTCAGGTGAGTAAGAAACTGATAGACTGGTCTTCTGTCCATAAGGAGGTAGGGGAAATCCTGTTGACAGGGTTATAGCTTTGACCCTGTGTTCCCACCCTGCCCAGGCCTGGCTGCTTTGCATGAAGCTGTGCTCTCTGGAAACCTGGAATGTGTGAAGTTGCTAGTCAAATATGGTGCTGACATTCACCAGCGGGATGAGACAGGATGGACACCACTGCATATCGCTTGCAGTGATGGGTACCCTGACATAGCCAGGTGAGACTATGAAATGTGGTTTAGAGGCTTCATCTAATCTCTCCAGGTGGACCCCCAAAATATGGCTCTGAGGATGTAGGCAGCAACTCAGGGATTCTGGCAGTTTCTACCCGACTGCAACATTAGAGCAAGCCGGAAAATCTGGCCACAGCTTCCAAGGGGTCAGGtttcttcctcctcactgtgcctggaaaaaacaaacaggtgACCCCCAAATTCTAGCCCTCTGGCCCCGGGATAGGTTGAGTAGGGTTTAACCACCTACCCTTCACACCTCAGGTATCTCATCTCTTTGGGGGCAGACAGAGATGCAGCCAATGAAGATGGCGATCTGCCCTCCGACCTTATTGACCCGGACTTCAAGGACCTGGTGGAACTCTTCAAAGGAACCAGCATGGATTGAGCCAGCCGTGCCCTTTTGGGGCTTGTGCCTCCTTAGAGAAGTGGCAAGCACCTTGCCCCAGGGACTAGAGTGCCCACTGAACGTGCAGTGAGGCAGCCAGGCTGGTTAGGACTTGTGGGGCACGACCCTCTTGCCCCTAGACCCATTTCTCTGGCCTGGCTttttctccaggtttttttttttttttaatggtgatactttttactttttcaatAAACATGATTCCCAAGCTGTGATAGTGACTGACTAGGGCAATCCGGTACAAAACCATCGCCAGGTATGCTGGGGCTCGCCGGCGGCGCAGGGCCGGGGAAATGAATGTCCGGGACGCGTCCGCCGGTGTTCGTCTTCAGAGATGCCGGGCAACCCCGCCcttccccccacacccacccGTGTTTCCGGGACGACCTCGCGCGCCTCCGACCTCGCCGCACTCCGTGCGCCAGCGATCATGTGGCCCCGCGCCGTTTGCGCCTGCGCGTCTGCGTCACTTCCGGCCGGCCCACTGgaagcggcggcggcggcggcggcggcgaggAGGGCGAGGTGAGGAAGGCGCGGCGCGGGAGGCGCGGCGGGGCGGGGCGCTGCGGGCTCCGTGGGACCTTGGCCgctccgccccgccccgccctggTGTCGCCGGGTCGCCTGGCCGGAGCGGGGAGAGACGAGGCCGGTGTCGCCGCGGGGTGCGGACGTGGCGGC
The nucleotide sequence above comes from Arvicanthis niloticus isolate mArvNil1 chromosome 6, mArvNil1.pat.X, whole genome shotgun sequence. Encoded proteins:
- the Ppp1r27 gene encoding protein phosphatase 1 regulatory subunit 27 — encoded protein: MPSRTARYARYSPRQRRRRLLADRSVRFPNDVLFLDHIRQGDLEQVGRFIRARKVSLDTIHPSGLAALHEAVLSGNLECVKLLVKYGADIHQRDETGWTPLHIACSDGYPDIARYLISLGADRDAANEDGDLPSDLIDPDFKDLVELFKGTSMD